From the Pseudomonas putida genome, one window contains:
- a CDS encoding GlxA family transcriptional regulator, translating into MVHPASISVTPCPTRTFGFLVLPNFTTIGLASAVETLRMANLAARHPLYRTVLIAASPEPVVASNGMRVLPDHSIADAPALDALFVVGANPIDRSRGNNRALIDWLRQLARQRLPLGGICTGSYLLAKAELLNGYRCTIHWEDLQTLQEHFPDIVISSQLFELDRDRFTCSGGVAAMDMMLQLVARQAGGQAIAAKAAELLLCDRVRGERERQRVPLRTLLGSAQPKLSQVVAIMEANLEEPLGLEELASLNEVTVRQLERLFHKYLQRTPSQYYLELRLSRARELLLRSDVQVREVALACGFSSPAHFSKSYSRFFGLSPLGERRQASLH; encoded by the coding sequence ATGGTCCACCCCGCTTCCATCAGCGTAACGCCTTGCCCAACCAGAACCTTCGGTTTTCTGGTGTTGCCCAATTTCACGACCATCGGCCTGGCATCGGCGGTGGAAACGCTGCGCATGGCCAACCTGGCAGCGCGCCACCCCTTGTACCGTACCGTGCTGATTGCCGCCAGCCCGGAGCCAGTGGTAGCCAGCAATGGCATGCGTGTGCTGCCCGACCACAGTATCGCCGACGCCCCGGCACTGGACGCCCTGTTCGTGGTCGGCGCCAACCCGATCGACCGCAGCCGTGGCAACAACCGGGCACTGATCGACTGGCTGCGCCAACTGGCCCGCCAGCGCCTGCCTTTGGGCGGGATCTGCACCGGCAGCTACCTGCTAGCCAAGGCCGAGCTGCTCAACGGCTACCGCTGCACCATCCACTGGGAAGACCTGCAGACCCTGCAGGAACACTTCCCCGACATTGTCATCTCCAGCCAGTTGTTCGAGCTGGATCGCGACCGTTTCACCTGTTCCGGTGGCGTGGCGGCCATGGACATGATGCTGCAACTGGTCGCCCGCCAGGCCGGCGGCCAGGCCATCGCCGCCAAGGCCGCCGAGCTGTTGCTGTGTGACCGGGTACGGGGTGAGCGCGAGCGCCAGCGTGTGCCGTTGCGCACCTTGCTCGGCAGTGCCCAGCCCAAGCTGAGCCAGGTGGTGGCGATCATGGAGGCGAACCTGGAGGAGCCGCTGGGGCTGGAGGAGCTGGCCAGCCTCAACGAAGTGACCGTGCGCCAATTGGAGCGGTTGTTCCATAAATACCTGCAGCGCACCCCCAGCCAGTATTACCTGGAGTTGCGCCTGTCACGGGCGCGGGAACTGCTGCTGCGCAGCGATGTGCAGGTGCGCGAAGTGGCGCTGGCCTGCGGGTTCAGCTCACCGGCGCACTTTTCCAAGAGTTACAGCCGCTTCTTCGGCCTGTCACCGTTGGGCGAACGGCGCCAGGCCTCGTTGCACTGA